A region of Asterias amurensis chromosome 22, ASM3211899v1 DNA encodes the following proteins:
- the LOC139953530 gene encoding CD9 antigen-like — translation MGAQEGCLMCLRCVMVFFNTLLWLAGVAMLGFGLWLRYNQVFFPHLAATSDEEVLSAVSAYNIGTYVLMAVGGAIMTIGILGCCGAVKESICLLGLYFVVLFLLFGVEIGASAWTYLNREELGEKVGDYFETLVKDKYSTESNTQVAVDYTQSSLKCCGANGPDDWLISGQFIPQSCGANCTLDCDADEGVFEDGCKDKVTEMLEKNIYTVVAVSSSVAAFQILVMILSACLCRAIRQADREYDKCGTV, via the exons TTAGCTGGTGTCGCCATGCTCGGCTTCGGTTTATGGTTACGCTACAATCAGGTTTTCTTCCCTCATCTGGCGGCTACCAGCGATGAGGAAGTACTATCCGCAGTGAGTGCCTACAACATAGGAACCTATGTACTCATGGCCGTTGGTGGCGCTATTATGACCATAGGAATTCTGGGATGTTGCGGGGCCGTCAAGGAAAGCATATGCTTACTTGGATTG tatttCGTGGTACTGTTTCTTCTGTTCGGAGTCGAAATCGGAGCGAGTGCCTGGACCTACCTCAATCGGGAAGAATTGGGCGAGAAAGTCGGCGACTACTTCGAGACGCTGGTCAAAGATAAATATTCTACGGAATCGAATACGCAGGTTGCTGTGGACTACACGCAGTCGAGT TTAAAATGTTGTGGAGCTAACGGCCCGGATGACTGGCTTATATCGGGGCAGTTTATACCGCAATCATGTGGCGCCAACTGCACGCTGGACTGTGACGCCGATGAGGGCGTCTTTGAGGAT GGATGCAAAGATAAAGTTACAGAAATGTTAGAGAAAAATATATACACAGTTGTTGCTGTAAGTTCATCGGTGGCGGCTTTCCAg ATCCTAGTGATGATCCTATCGGCGTGTCTGTGCAGAGCTATACGCCAGGCTGACCGAGAATACGACAAATGTGGTACCGTCTGA
- the LOC139953535 gene encoding transmembrane protein 179-like, which yields MAGLKSALLGFEVLLLLTALGAGLAATASLFLSRQEIEGSDCLLYGNFNWTGAAVVGDKAKCDFSLFAQIVVSGVALVSALYRCLSIPCEKLDLVCFRVLSVIIYGLSAAFVLIESVIVHVGVEQFCESMTDNPIVLSNSTCQSNQDLFNTLMGSEANFYGDLRISAVASWVSLGTWLVLTGVALISICVRDDDKNMA from the exons ATGGCGGGACTGAAAAGTGCATTGCTAGGGTTtgaggtgctgttgttgttgacaGCTTTGGGAGCGGGTTTGGCGGCCACCGCATCATTGTTCCTATCCAGG CAAGAGATTGAAGGCTCAGATTGCCTGCTCTACGGAAATTTTAACTGGACCGGAGCTGCCGTAGTGGGCGACAAAGCAAAGTGTGATTTCAGCCTCTTCGCCCAGATCGTGGTGTCTGGTGTTGCTCTTGTCAGCGCCCTCTATCGGTGTTTGAGTATCCCATGTGAAAAGTTGGACCT GGTGTGTTTTCGTGTTCTGTCAGTCATCATCTACGGTCTAAGTGCAGCCTTTGTGCTCATTGAAAGCGTCATCGTGCACGTCGGGGTCGAGCAGTTCTGCGAGTCCATGACTGACAATCCGATTGTTCTATCAAATTCAAC TTGCCAGAGCAATCAGGATCTGTTCAACACATTGATGGGGAGTGAAGCCAATTTTTACGGCGACCTTCGAATTTCTGCG GTCGCTTCGTGGGTGTCTCTGGGCACGTGGCTCGTACTTACAGGAGTGGCACTGATAAGCATTTGCGTCCGAGATGATGACAAAAACATGgcttag